From the genome of Haematobia irritans isolate KBUSLIRL unplaced genomic scaffold, ASM5000362v1 scaffold_6, whole genome shotgun sequence, one region includes:
- the LOC142242657 gene encoding histone H3, translating to MARTKQTARKSTGGKAPRKQLATKAARKSAPATGGVKKPHRFRPGTVALREIRRYQKSTELLIRKLPFQRLVREIAQDFKTDLRFQSSAVMALQEASEAYLVGLFEDTNLCAIHAKRVTIMPKDIQLARRIRGERA from the coding sequence ATGGCTCGTACCAAGCAAACTGCCCGTAAATCTACCGGTGGCAAAGCCCCTCGTAAGCAATTGGCTACTAAAGCTGCTCGTAAGAGTGCCCCAGCCACCGGCGGTGTCAAGAAACCCCATCGTTTCCGCCCTGGTACCGTTGCTTTGCGTGAAATCCGTCGTTACCAAAAGAGCACAGAATTGTTGATCCGCAAATTGCCTTTCCAACGTTTGGTTCGTGAAATTGCCCAAGATTTCAAAACTGACTTGCGTTTCCAGAGTTCTGCTGTCATGGCCTTGCAAGAAGCCAGCGAAGCCTACTTGGTTGGTCTATTCGAAGATACCAACTTGTGTGCCATCCATGCTAAGCGTGTCACCATCATGCCTAAGGATATCCAATTGGCCAGACGTATTCGTGGAGAACgtgcttaa
- the LOC142242739 gene encoding histone H2A has protein sequence MSGRGKGGKVKGKAKSRSNRAGLQFPVGRIHRLLRKGNYAERVGAGAPVYLAAVMEYLAAEVLELAGNAARDNKKTRIIPRHLQLAIRNDEELNKLLSGVTIAQGGVLPNIQAVLLPKKTEKKA, from the coding sequence atgtctggacgcggtaaaggtggcaaagttaagggaaaggcaaagtctcgttccaatcgtgctgggcttcaattccccgtcggtcgtatccatcgtcttttgcgcaaaggcaactatgctgagcgtgttggtgctggagctccagtttacttggctgctgtgatggaatacttggccgctgaagttcttgaattggctggtaacgctgctcgtgacaacaaaaagacaagaattatccctcgtcacttgcaattggctatccgtaatgacgaagaattgaacaaattgttgtccggtgtcaccattgctcaaggtggtgtattgccaaacatccaagctgttctcttgcccaagaagaccgaaaagaaggcttaa